The Flavobacterium psychrophilum genome includes a region encoding these proteins:
- a CDS encoding histidine kinase, translated as MEANLLSNSEETGLIIITGIFLMFFMSMILLLFFFFSKKKIVQKELEKKNLELDYQKNLILATIEVQENERKRIAQDLHDDISSKLNIVSLNSHMLTTPDLTPDEVSEITVNIINLTTKTLESSRRIAHDLLPPVLDKFGLHAGVEELCFEFNSSKSVIVKYENNVTFNENDKNRHLHVFRIIQELMNNSLRHGKATEVSLSFNKSNDKVICKYTDNGKGFDANRLKESKGLGMKNIESRIIFLEGDIKIDSAVGRGIDVVFNF; from the coding sequence ATGGAAGCAAACCTTTTATCTAACTCAGAAGAAACAGGGTTAATTATTATAACGGGTATATTTCTTATGTTCTTTATGAGCATGATATTATTGCTGTTCTTTTTCTTCTCTAAAAAGAAGATCGTTCAAAAAGAACTGGAAAAGAAGAATCTTGAGTTGGACTACCAAAAAAATCTTATTCTTGCAACTATCGAGGTACAGGAAAATGAAAGAAAACGTATAGCACAGGATCTTCATGATGATATAAGTTCAAAATTAAATATTGTGTCCTTAAACAGCCATATGTTAACGACACCGGACTTAACACCCGATGAAGTTTCAGAGATTACAGTTAATATTATTAACCTTACAACTAAGACTTTAGAAAGTTCCAGAAGAATAGCACATGACCTTTTACCTCCTGTTCTGGATAAATTTGGGCTTCATGCAGGTGTTGAAGAGCTTTGTTTTGAATTTAACAGTAGTAAGTCGGTGATTGTAAAGTATGAAAATAATGTAACCTTTAATGAAAATGATAAAAACAGGCATCTTCATGTTTTCCGGATAATACAGGAGCTGATGAACAACTCATTACGTCATGGAAAGGCTACAGAAGTTTCATTATCTTTTAATAAGAGTAACGATAAAGTAATTTGTAAATATACAGACAACGGAAAAGGCTTTGACGCTAACAGGCTAAAAGAAAGTAAAGGGCTTGGGATGAAAAATATTGAAAGCCGCATTATTTTCCTTGAAGGAGATATTAAGATAGATTCGGCTGTTGGTAGAGGAATTGACGTAGTTTTTAATTTTTAG
- a CDS encoding LuxR family transcriptional regulator produces the protein MADTIRIALADDEVLFRKGVSFILQRKRNIDVIFEACNGEEMVSFLRENKINNTNPDIIIIDLKMPVLNGVEATKIIHSEFPEIKIIALTSYNTKSFIANMIDVGAASYLVKSTTPQELLTTINEVYENGFYYNDEVLQVIHECLASPKKKTKGRFLEEQLTNREVEVLKLICKQHSGAEIAEKLFLSTRTVEGHRNNLLRKTECKNMIGLIIYAINNEYVTIESLIE, from the coding sequence ATGGCAGATACTATAAGAATTGCACTCGCAGACGATGAAGTTCTTTTTAGGAAAGGCGTATCGTTTATTCTACAGCGCAAAAGAAATATAGATGTTATTTTTGAAGCCTGTAACGGAGAAGAAATGGTGTCTTTTTTAAGAGAAAATAAGATCAACAATACTAATCCTGATATAATTATTATAGACCTTAAAATGCCGGTTCTTAATGGCGTAGAGGCTACTAAAATTATACATTCAGAATTTCCGGAGATAAAGATTATTGCACTCACCAGCTATAATACCAAATCGTTTATTGCCAATATGATTGATGTAGGTGCTGCATCTTACCTGGTAAAAAGCACCACACCTCAGGAACTTTTAACTACAATAAACGAAGTGTATGAAAATGGATTTTACTACAACGACGAAGTATTGCAGGTAATACATGAGTGTCTTGCTTCGCCTAAGAAAAAAACGAAAGGTAGATTTCTGGAGGAGCAGCTTACCAATAGGGAGGTGGAAGTACTCAAGCTTATTTGCAAACAGCACAGCGGTGCAGAAATTGCCGAAAAACTATTTCTGAGTACGCGGACTGTTGAAGGTCACAGGAACAACCTGTTGCGCAAAACAGAATGCAAGAATATGATTGGGCTTATTATTTATGCTATCAATAATGAATACGTAACAATAGAGAGCCTTATAGAATAA
- a CDS encoding Crp/Fnr family transcriptional regulator → MSKCEQCIVREFSSLKALNKDELLRMAECKSSYTIKKGEPIFTEGENVNGIFCIKDGVCKLTKLSPNGNDQIVKLITKGELLGQRSMISDEPVNLTATALEDMEVCFIPKNEVMGFFNENNQFSMNVMKTICGDLKEADDHLVNMAQKSVKQRLAETLVDLYKTFGVDTDKSLKIKLSREEIAGMVGTATESCIRLLSELNKQGIIELSGKKIIIPDSNKLLKLVN, encoded by the coding sequence ATGAGCAAGTGTGAACAATGTATAGTGAGGGAATTCAGTTCTTTAAAAGCACTGAACAAAGATGAATTGCTTAGAATGGCAGAATGCAAATCTTCGTACACAATTAAGAAAGGTGAGCCTATTTTTACCGAAGGTGAAAATGTAAATGGTATTTTCTGTATTAAAGATGGCGTATGCAAACTTACTAAGCTAAGCCCTAACGGTAACGACCAGATTGTTAAGCTTATCACCAAAGGCGAACTGCTTGGTCAACGTTCTATGATTAGTGACGAACCTGTAAATCTTACTGCCACTGCACTTGAAGATATGGAGGTGTGCTTTATACCAAAAAACGAGGTTATGGGCTTTTTCAACGAAAACAACCAATTCTCTATGAATGTTATGAAAACCATTTGCGGTGACCTTAAAGAAGCTGATGATCATTTGGTTAATATGGCGCAGAAATCGGTAAAACAACGCCTTGCTGAAACACTTGTAGACCTTTATAAAACTTTCGGCGTTGACACAGATAAAAGCCTAAAAATTAAACTATCCCGCGAAGAAATTGCAGGTATGGTAGGTACAGCAACCGAAAGCTGTATCAGATTATTGTCTGAACTTAACAAACAGGGTATAATAGAACTGTCCGGAAAGAAAATAATCATCCCGGACAGCAATAAACTTCTAAAACTGGTAAACTAA
- a CDS encoding ATPase translates to METKHCFHCGLDVVKKEEIIFDDKSFCCNGCKTVYEIFSLNGLTDYYDFETFPGATPQDIKGKYDFLDNEAIVDRLLDFKEESTHIAMLYIPHIHCSSCIWILENLHRLQPGISSSQVNFHEKKTRIIFNPEKVTLKQIVYLLNSIGYEPYISLDNYDNKQESVSRSLIYKLGVAFFCFGNVMLLSFPEYFEVEDYWLDNYRGFFRWLIFVLSLPSFLYSASGYYVSAYKSLRAGMLNIDIPIALGLIVMFVRSTIDIVFGYGQGFFDSLCGLVFFMLLGRLFQQKTYNFLSFERDFKSYFPIAVTKIMPDRSEVSVPVYDVAKGDRLLIRNSELIPVDGILISDTTSIDYSFVTGEAEPILKKSGDKIYAGGRQMGKVVEMDVLSSVSQSYLTQLWSNEVFAKKDIRDYKTMTDTISRYFTPLLLLIAFASFTYWIFIDTTTAFNVFTAVLIVACPCALALSAPFTLGNVLRVIGNRKLYLKNATVIEQMAKVDTIVFDKTGTITTNKKSTIRFEGFQDEKIDGKELSFIKSLLRGSNHPLSRRLYDFLPKTSLQIVDDFEEVTGKGIKATVDGFFIRVGSAVFVGAEGEDTLQTNIHISINRNYMGKYVFDNQYRDGLKQLFSELSKNYSLKILSGDNEGELEVLQQLLPSNTQFAFNQKPDEKLAFIENLQKQGKNVMMIGDGLNDAGALAQSNVGISISENVNVFSPACDGILDAGEFKKIAWYLKLSKNTVKTIKMSFTLSLLYNVVGLSFAVTGKLSPLTAAIIMPLSTITIISFVTVMSNYYARRKQ, encoded by the coding sequence ATGGAAACGAAACATTGTTTTCATTGCGGACTTGATGTTGTAAAAAAGGAAGAAATTATTTTTGATGATAAATCTTTTTGTTGCAATGGCTGTAAGACCGTATATGAAATTTTTAGCCTGAACGGGCTAACCGATTATTACGATTTTGAAACCTTCCCGGGCGCTACACCACAGGATATTAAAGGGAAGTACGACTTTCTGGATAATGAAGCTATAGTAGACAGGCTGCTGGACTTTAAAGAAGAGAGCACACATATCGCCATGCTTTATATTCCGCACATCCATTGTAGTTCCTGCATCTGGATACTTGAAAATCTGCACAGGTTGCAGCCGGGAATCAGTAGCTCCCAGGTTAACTTTCACGAAAAGAAAACCCGTATTATTTTCAATCCCGAAAAAGTTACGTTAAAGCAGATTGTATACCTATTGAATTCTATAGGGTATGAACCTTATATAAGCCTTGATAATTATGACAACAAGCAGGAAAGTGTAAGCCGAAGCCTTATTTATAAGTTAGGTGTTGCTTTCTTTTGTTTTGGCAACGTAATGTTGCTTTCTTTTCCTGAATATTTTGAGGTAGAAGATTACTGGCTTGACAATTACCGTGGCTTTTTCCGTTGGCTGATATTTGTATTATCTCTGCCGTCATTCCTGTATTCTGCAAGCGGATATTATGTTTCTGCCTATAAAAGTCTCAGGGCGGGGATGCTGAATATCGATATTCCCATTGCTTTAGGGCTTATTGTAATGTTTGTGCGTAGTACTATAGACATTGTTTTTGGGTACGGGCAGGGATTCTTTGACAGTCTTTGCGGATTGGTATTCTTTATGCTTCTGGGCAGGTTATTTCAGCAGAAAACATATAATTTTCTTTCCTTCGAGAGAGATTTTAAATCATATTTTCCTATAGCTGTGACCAAAATTATGCCTGATAGGTCGGAAGTATCAGTACCTGTATATGATGTTGCAAAAGGTGATAGGCTGCTTATCCGCAACAGCGAACTTATACCTGTAGATGGCATACTAATAAGTGATACCACGTCTATTGATTACAGTTTTGTTACCGGCGAAGCAGAACCCATTCTTAAAAAGTCTGGCGACAAGATTTATGCCGGCGGCAGGCAAATGGGGAAAGTAGTCGAGATGGATGTGTTGAGTTCGGTTTCTCAAAGTTATCTAACCCAGCTGTGGAGTAACGAGGTGTTTGCAAAAAAAGATATACGGGACTATAAAACGATGACAGATACCATTAGCAGATACTTTACCCCATTGTTGCTTTTGATTGCGTTTGCATCATTTACCTATTGGATTTTTATTGATACGACCACTGCCTTTAATGTATTTACTGCTGTACTTATTGTCGCCTGCCCTTGTGCACTGGCATTAAGTGCGCCTTTTACATTAGGTAATGTATTGCGTGTAATAGGTAATAGGAAACTGTATCTTAAAAATGCTACTGTAATTGAACAAATGGCAAAAGTAGACACCATTGTGTTTGATAAAACCGGAACGATAACCACAAATAAAAAATCGACGATAAGGTTTGAAGGGTTTCAGGATGAAAAGATTGACGGTAAGGAGTTATCATTTATTAAAAGTTTGCTTCGTGGTTCTAACCATCCGTTAAGCAGAAGGTTGTATGATTTTCTACCGAAAACCTCTTTACAAATTGTAGACGATTTTGAGGAAGTGACGGGCAAAGGTATAAAAGCAACTGTAGATGGATTTTTTATACGTGTTGGTTCTGCTGTATTTGTTGGGGCAGAGGGCGAAGACACGTTGCAAACAAATATTCATATTTCCATCAACAGGAATTATATGGGTAAGTATGTTTTTGATAACCAGTACCGCGACGGACTCAAACAACTCTTTTCCGAGCTTAGCAAAAACTACAGTCTTAAAATACTCTCGGGAGATAATGAAGGAGAACTGGAAGTACTTCAGCAACTGCTACCCTCAAACACGCAGTTCGCTTTTAACCAAAAGCCTGATGAAAAACTTGCCTTTATAGAAAACCTGCAAAAGCAAGGTAAAAATGTAATGATGATTGGTGACGGACTTAACGATGCCGGTGCTTTGGCACAAAGCAATGTAGGTATATCCATATCTGAAAATGTAAATGTATTTTCTCCTGCCTGTGACGGTATCCTTGACGCTGGTGAGTTCAAAAAAATAGCATGGTATTTAAAGCTTTCTAAAAACACGGTTAAAACCATTAAGATGAGTTTTACACTGTCACTGCTTTACAATGTGGTAGGATTGTCTTTTGCTGTAACTGGAAAATTATCGCCGCTTACTGCCGCTATCATCATGCCGCTCAGCACTATAACCATTATCAGTTTTGTAACGGTAATGAGTAATTACTACGCCAGGCGAAAACAATAG
- a CDS encoding cytochrome C oxidase Cbb3: MSVIYLLITISLIVALLFLYVFVRAVKQGQFDDDYTPSVRMLFDDETKQNENKTNKD; this comes from the coding sequence ATGAGCGTAATCTATCTATTAATCACCATCAGCCTTATAGTGGCACTGCTATTTTTATATGTGTTTGTAAGAGCAGTGAAGCAGGGCCAGTTTGATGATGATTACACACCATCTGTCAGGATGCTTTTTGACGATGAGACCAAACAAAACGAAAACAAAACTAACAAGGATTAA
- a CDS encoding cytochrome C oxidase Cbb3 (CcoN/CcoO FixN/FixO), whose product MEMQQFYYDNKIVKKFLYATIVFGVVGMLVGLLIASMYMFPNLTDGVSWLSYGRLRPLHTNAVIFAFVGNAMFAGIYYSMQRLLKTRMFSDVLGNIHFWGWQLIIVAAAISLPLGYTSSKEYAELEWPIDICIALIWVVFGINMIGTILRRRERHLYVAIWFYLATFITVAILHIFNSLALPVSAMKSYSVYAGVQDALVQWWYGHNAVAFFLTTPFLGLMYYFVPKAANRPVYSYRLSIIHFWSLIFIYIWAGPHHLLYSALPDWAQNLGVAFSIMLIAPSWGGMINGLLTLRGAWDKVRTSPVLKFFVVAITGYGMATFEGPMLSLKNVNAIAHYTDWIVAHVHVGALAWNGFLTFGMIYWLIPRMTKTTLYSVKLANFHFWIGTLGIIMYALPLYVAGFTQASMWKQFNPDGTLKYGNFLETIKQIMPMYWMRAIGGTLFVIGLLVLVYNIIMTVRQGQKIEDELAEAPALQKITNKRLKGEKFHPWLERRPIQLTILATIAVLIGGVIQIVPTIMVKSNIPTISTVKPYSPLELEGRDLYIREGCVNCHSQMIRPFRSEVERYGEYSKSGEYVYDHPFLWGSKRTGPDLMRVGGKYSDNWHFNHLWDPQSTSEGSIMPAYKWLFDNEKMDYSQTKKKMEVMVKLGVPYTEEDIANADKTVSEQALKIEQSLHADPDFVKSYEESKKAATARGEEFVAMRDREIIALIAYLQRLGTDIKIKDTTAVNKK is encoded by the coding sequence ATGGAAATGCAACAATTTTATTACGATAATAAAATAGTTAAAAAGTTCCTCTACGCCACGATAGTGTTTGGTGTGGTAGGAATGCTCGTTGGCTTGCTTATAGCTTCTATGTATATGTTCCCCAACTTAACAGACGGCGTTTCGTGGCTTAGCTACGGCAGGTTAAGACCGCTACATACCAATGCCGTTATTTTTGCCTTTGTGGGTAATGCAATGTTTGCGGGTATTTACTATTCAATGCAAAGACTGCTTAAAACACGTATGTTTAGCGATGTTTTGGGTAACATTCACTTCTGGGGATGGCAACTTATTATAGTGGCAGCGGCAATATCACTACCATTGGGTTACACATCTTCAAAAGAATATGCCGAACTGGAATGGCCTATAGATATTTGTATTGCGCTTATATGGGTGGTGTTTGGTATAAATATGATAGGTACTATCTTAAGAAGAAGGGAGCGTCACCTGTACGTAGCTATATGGTTTTATCTTGCTACATTTATTACAGTAGCTATACTTCACATCTTTAATAGTTTGGCATTACCTGTAAGTGCGATGAAAAGCTACTCGGTGTATGCCGGGGTTCAGGATGCTTTGGTACAGTGGTGGTATGGGCACAATGCTGTGGCATTCTTTCTTACCACGCCATTCCTGGGACTTATGTATTACTTCGTACCTAAAGCGGCTAACAGGCCTGTATATTCCTACCGACTTTCAATTATTCACTTTTGGTCACTGATCTTTATATATATCTGGGCAGGGCCACATCACCTGTTGTATTCTGCATTGCCGGACTGGGCCCAGAATTTGGGTGTTGCCTTCTCAATAATGCTTATCGCGCCATCATGGGGTGGTATGATCAACGGATTGCTAACCCTTCGTGGAGCATGGGATAAGGTGCGTACAAGTCCAGTTCTTAAATTTTTCGTTGTGGCAATTACCGGTTACGGCATGGCAACGTTTGAAGGGCCCATGCTTTCACTTAAAAATGTAAATGCAATTGCCCACTATACCGACTGGATCGTTGCCCACGTACACGTAGGTGCGCTTGCATGGAACGGCTTCCTTACTTTTGGTATGATCTACTGGTTAATACCCCGTATGACAAAAACTACTTTGTACTCTGTTAAACTAGCTAATTTTCATTTTTGGATAGGCACACTGGGTATTATTATGTATGCGCTTCCTTTATACGTTGCCGGATTCACACAGGCTTCTATGTGGAAACAGTTTAACCCGGACGGCACACTTAAATACGGAAACTTCCTTGAGACGATAAAACAGATCATGCCAATGTACTGGATGCGTGCCATTGGCGGAACGCTCTTCGTAATCGGTCTGTTAGTATTAGTGTACAACATCATAATGACGGTTAGACAAGGTCAAAAAATTGAAGATGAACTTGCTGAAGCACCTGCGCTTCAAAAAATAACAAACAAAAGGCTTAAGGGAGAGAAATTTCACCCGTGGCTGGAAAGAAGGCCCATTCAGCTTACAATACTTGCAACCATTGCAGTACTAATAGGCGGTGTAATACAGATTGTGCCTACCATAATGGTAAAATCTAACATACCAACCATAAGTACTGTAAAACCATACAGCCCGCTGGAACTTGAAGGACGTGACCTATATATCAGGGAAGGCTGTGTTAACTGCCACTCACAAATGATACGACCATTTAGGAGTGAGGTTGAACGTTATGGCGAATACTCCAAATCGGGTGAATATGTATATGACCACCCATTTCTTTGGGGATCTAAACGAACCGGTCCCGATTTAATGAGGGTAGGAGGTAAATACAGTGATAACTGGCATTTCAACCACCTTTGGGATCCGCAGAGTACATCAGAAGGTTCAATTATGCCGGCATACAAATGGCTGTTTGATAATGAGAAAATGGATTACTCCCAAACGAAGAAGAAAATGGAAGTAATGGTAAAACTGGGAGTTCCGTATACCGAAGAAGACATTGCCAATGCCGATAAAACAGTAAGCGAACAGGCTTTAAAAATAGAGCAGAGCCTGCATGCCGATCCCGACTTTGTGAAGAGCTATGAAGAAAGTAAAAAAGCTGCGACAGCAAGGGGAGAAGAGTTTGTTGCAATGCGCGACAGGGAAATTATAGCCCTTATTGCTTACCTGCAACGCCTTGGCACCGATATTAAAATTAAAGATACAACCGCAGTAAATAAAAAATAA
- a CDS encoding cytochrome C oxidase subunit IV, translated as MLKFVKHNLESISGIELYPIISLLIFFIFFVVLYSWVYTYKKDKINEMSNIPFTEGNENGNTNKYDTVQ; from the coding sequence ATGCTGAAGTTTGTAAAACATAATTTGGAAAGTATCTCAGGAATTGAGCTATATCCAATCATATCACTTCTTATATTTTTCATCTTTTTCGTAGTGCTATACTCATGGGTATACACCTATAAAAAGGATAAGATAAACGAAATGAGCAACATTCCTTTTACTGAAGGAAATGAAAACGGAAATACTAACAAATACGATACAGTACAATGA
- a CDS encoding cytochrome C oxidase subunit III, giving the protein MKKFIPVYVRVPVIFALVFMALEFFIDSGDRPAFIKYPMVSLFLGVFIFIQIAIEIVVLAIDRVTYSLLTDEQKAKLAAADAIEFKDSEWFKKLKRFFVKTRPIEEEGSILMDHDYDGIKELDNVLPPWWIKLFYACIVFAIIYLAKYHIFGYGDQKKEFETEMAEAKLAVEEYKKTAKDLIDAESVTLLTEPADLAAGKKIFETNCAACHRPDAGGAIGPNLTDENWLLGGGIKNVFHTITEGGRDGKGMVAWKGTLKPSEIQLVASYVLSLQGSNPKDPKEPQGDVWKEEASKAADDKVAVNEK; this is encoded by the coding sequence ATGAAAAAGTTTATTCCCGTATATGTAAGGGTTCCCGTAATATTTGCTCTGGTATTTATGGCTTTAGAGTTTTTTATAGACTCTGGCGACAGGCCTGCTTTTATAAAGTACCCAATGGTGTCGTTGTTTCTGGGCGTTTTTATCTTTATCCAGATTGCCATAGAGATAGTAGTGCTGGCAATAGACAGGGTTACGTACAGTCTTTTAACCGATGAACAAAAAGCAAAACTGGCTGCTGCCGATGCTATAGAGTTTAAAGATAGTGAATGGTTTAAAAAACTGAAAAGGTTCTTTGTGAAAACAAGGCCAATTGAAGAAGAAGGCTCAATCTTGATGGATCATGACTACGACGGTATAAAAGAACTAGACAATGTGTTGCCGCCGTGGTGGATAAAATTGTTCTATGCCTGTATTGTTTTTGCAATTATTTATCTGGCTAAATATCACATCTTCGGATATGGTGATCAGAAAAAAGAATTCGAGACAGAAATGGCTGAGGCAAAGCTGGCTGTCGAAGAATACAAGAAAACGGCTAAGGATCTTATTGATGCCGAAAGCGTAACGCTTCTTACCGAGCCTGCCGATCTTGCTGCAGGTAAAAAAATATTCGAAACCAACTGTGCTGCCTGCCACAGGCCAGATGCCGGTGGTGCTATCGGCCCAAACCTTACCGATGAGAACTGGCTATTGGGTGGAGGTATTAAAAATGTATTCCACACTATTACAGAAGGTGGCCGCGATGGCAAAGGTATGGTGGCCTGGAAAGGTACGCTTAAACCATCTGAAATACAGCTTGTAGCCAGTTATGTATTATCGCTGCAAGGTTCTAACCCTAAAGATCCTAAAGAACCGCAGGGTGATGTATGGAAAGAAGAAGCATCTAAGGCAGCGGATGATAAGGTAGCGGTAAACGAAAAATAA
- a CDS encoding cytochrome C oxidase has translation MSKQQDEAFRDSIGTINDEGKRVWVFPKKPSGKFFKYRVIVSWLLLAFLVISPFVKINGNQFVMFNILERKFNIFSFPFWPQDFHLVVISMIIGVVFVALFTVAFGRIFCGWICPQTIFMEMVFRRIEYWIDGDRGAQIKLDKQEWNAEKIKKRVLKWFAFFVISFIIANVFLAYLTGRDELIEMVQQGPANNMGTLVALLIFTAVFYFIFAWFREQVCIIACPYGRLQGALLDDKSVIVAYDHVRGERETGRGRMVKGENRESVGKGDCIDCKLCVNVCPTGIDIRNGTQLECINCTACIDECNTVMDKVGLPLGLIRYASEDEITKKEKFVFTPRMKGYAAVLTILTGIFIGMLFLRNDVEATVLRLPGQLFEHKGDNISNVFTYKIINKTTKDFNDVHFKLSDPNGIAKTVGAAHFKVPKEAMVSGTLFVEINPSFLKGDKTKITLEVHDGNRLIETETTNFLGPRSFN, from the coding sequence ATGTCAAAACAACAGGATGAAGCGTTCCGGGATAGCATCGGGACGATAAATGATGAGGGTAAAAGGGTTTGGGTCTTCCCTAAAAAGCCTTCAGGTAAGTTCTTTAAATATCGGGTAATTGTCAGCTGGCTTTTACTTGCATTTCTGGTGATATCTCCATTTGTAAAAATCAATGGTAACCAGTTTGTTATGTTCAACATATTAGAGCGTAAGTTTAATATATTTAGTTTTCCGTTCTGGCCTCAGGATTTTCACCTTGTTGTCATTTCAATGATCATAGGGGTAGTGTTTGTTGCACTATTTACTGTTGCTTTCGGACGTATATTTTGCGGATGGATTTGTCCTCAGACCATATTCATGGAAATGGTTTTCAGACGTATTGAGTACTGGATTGATGGCGACCGAGGAGCACAAATAAAGCTGGATAAGCAGGAATGGAATGCTGAGAAAATAAAAAAGCGTGTGCTAAAATGGTTTGCCTTTTTTGTAATATCATTCATAATTGCAAATGTGTTCCTGGCATATTTAACAGGCAGGGATGAGCTTATTGAAATGGTTCAGCAAGGCCCTGCAAACAATATGGGGACTCTTGTAGCTTTACTGATATTTACGGCTGTGTTCTATTTTATTTTTGCATGGTTCAGGGAGCAGGTTTGTATTATCGCCTGTCCTTATGGTAGGCTACAGGGGGCATTACTGGATGATAAATCGGTTATTGTGGCTTATGACCATGTTCGTGGTGAAAGGGAAACCGGGCGCGGCAGGATGGTTAAAGGTGAGAATAGGGAATCTGTTGGCAAAGGGGATTGTATTGACTGTAAACTTTGCGTAAATGTATGCCCTACAGGGATAGACATTAGAAACGGAACTCAACTGGAATGCATTAACTGTACGGCTTGTATAGATGAATGCAATACAGTTATGGATAAAGTAGGGCTTCCGCTTGGGCTTATACGTTATGCCAGTGAAGACGAGATAACCAAAAAAGAAAAGTTTGTCTTTACACCGCGTATGAAAGGGTATGCCGCTGTATTGACAATACTTACAGGTATATTTATTGGTATGCTGTTTTTACGTAACGATGTTGAGGCTACTGTGCTTCGCCTGCCAGGACAATTGTTTGAACATAAGGGCGATAACATTAGTAATGTTTTTACATATAAAATTATAAATAAGACAACTAAAGATTTTAATGATGTGCACTTTAAACTTTCGGATCCCAATGGAATTGCAAAGACGGTAGGTGCAGCACATTTTAAAGTGCCTAAAGAAGCAATGGTTAGCGGAACTCTGTTTGTTGAGATAAACCCGTCTTTCCTTAAAGGCGATAAAACAAAAATTACGCTTGAGGTTCATGACGGTAACAGGCTGATAGAAACAGAAACCACTAACTTTTTAGGGCCGAGGAGTTTTAATTAA
- a CDS encoding cytochrome C oxidase Cbb3 → MKINWGTGIVIAFALFMAFILFFVFRVQSDSAYDNELVVEEYYKQERVLQSQLDKEQNAVSLVHKLQIQDVGNDIQIEFPEGFDINKITGKVSLYRPSSQKLDFEIPISLSTNHLLIPKSDLAGGRWDITIEWQYDGKGYINKEMLNL, encoded by the coding sequence ATGAAAATTAACTGGGGTACGGGAATAGTAATAGCTTTTGCACTGTTTATGGCATTTATATTGTTTTTTGTTTTCAGGGTGCAAAGTGACAGTGCTTATGATAATGAACTTGTGGTAGAGGAATATTACAAGCAGGAACGGGTGTTGCAATCGCAGCTGGATAAAGAACAAAATGCCGTGTCGCTGGTACACAAACTACAAATACAGGATGTGGGTAACGATATACAAATAGAATTTCCTGAAGGATTTGATATAAATAAAATAACAGGGAAAGTGTCCCTCTACAGGCCGTCCAGCCAAAAGCTTGATTTTGAAATACCTATTTCACTTTCAACAAATCATCTGCTCATACCTAAAAGTGATCTGGCTGGCGGCCGTTGGGACATTACCATTGAGTGGCAGTATGATGGCAAAGGCTACATCAATAAAGAGATGCTTAATTTATAG
- a CDS encoding cyclic nucleotide-binding protein — protein sequence MYKQLENYISSRIAISSSEMEIILSYFHPLNPKKNEVLVTNGQTSQRMFFVGNGCLRIFFINEEGQEATRHLAFEDTFATTLVSFITGEPSLEFIQALEDTQLLYIAQKDFYDLIEIIPEWSTFYSKYLEYAYVTNTNRLMSFITMDAIERYRQLLEQKPDIIKRLPNKMVASYLNISQETLSRLKSRV from the coding sequence ATGTATAAACAGCTTGAAAATTACATAAGCAGCAGAATAGCTATTTCATCATCTGAAATGGAAATTATCCTCTCCTATTTTCATCCGCTAAATCCAAAAAAGAATGAGGTTTTGGTTACTAACGGGCAAACCAGCCAGCGTATGTTTTTCGTTGGCAATGGTTGTTTACGGATATTCTTTATCAACGAGGAAGGACAGGAAGCTACCCGTCACCTCGCTTTTGAAGATACGTTTGCAACCACACTGGTAAGCTTTATAACAGGTGAACCTTCATTGGAATTTATACAAGCATTAGAAGATACCCAACTACTATATATTGCTCAAAAAGATTTTTATGATCTGATAGAAATTATTCCGGAGTGGAGTACGTTTTACAGTAAATACCTGGAGTATGCCTATGTAACGAACACAAATAGATTGATGTCTTTTATTACTATGGATGCCATAGAACGCTATAGACAGCTTTTAGAACAAAAACCCGATATAATTAAACGACTGCCAAATAAAATGGTTGCATCATACCTTAATATTTCACAGGAAACGCTTAGCAGGTTAAAATCCAGAGTATAA